A part of Patescibacteria group bacterium genomic DNA contains:
- a CDS encoding patatin-like phospholipase family protein encodes MWTAFPPSLKVDNTFFATMNESEQPKEKIAWILAGGAARTVYTAGSLYAVCQLHPIQPDIIIACSGSAATSLCYVTGQHETIKNVWCKALSTKKFVNFLRFWKVVDIDYLIDTVLKKDNPLDMAKVATSPIKILFPLTNSKTGQLEYFSNTDAVDTWEVLRAAKSVPFFTNLFHIQGVTINGKDYSDSTASASYQPHVAKAIQEGATKILIFDSWHAEDNRGNLLFSKFLAKVRNKTFRKNQLAYIQQIAHFVPPPNVALTYLIPKTNLNMAPWDIDNANANTVFTRGYNDTLQNEALRAFLQ; translated from the coding sequence ATGTGGACTGCATTTCCTCCTTCGCTAAAGGTAGATAATACATTTTTCGCAACCATGAACGAGTCAGAACAACCCAAAGAAAAAATTGCCTGGATTCTGGCCGGGGGAGCCGCTCGGACTGTCTACACCGCAGGTTCTCTGTACGCGGTGTGTCAATTACACCCAATACAGCCAGACATCATCATTGCATGCTCGGGTAGCGCGGCAACAAGTTTGTGCTACGTCACTGGGCAACACGAGACAATAAAAAATGTCTGGTGCAAAGCACTCTCCACCAAGAAATTTGTAAATTTTTTGCGATTTTGGAAAGTTGTGGACATTGATTACTTAATTGATACAGTTTTAAAAAAAGATAACCCTTTGGATATGGCGAAGGTTGCCACCTCGCCAATAAAGATACTATTCCCTTTGACCAATTCCAAAACGGGCCAACTGGAATACTTTTCCAACACCGATGCTGTTGACACCTGGGAAGTGCTCCGGGCGGCAAAGTCAGTACCCTTCTTCACTAACCTTTTTCATATCCAAGGGGTAACCATCAACGGGAAAGACTACTCAGACTCAACTGCATCAGCCAGTTACCAACCGCATGTTGCGAAAGCTATACAGGAAGGTGCAACCAAAATTCTTATCTTTGATAGTTGGCATGCTGAGGATAATAGGGGCAATTTACTCTTTAGCAAATTTTTAGCCAAGGTACGGAACAAAACGTTCCGTAAAAATCAGCTGGCCTACATCCAACAGATAGCGCATTTTGTGCCCCCACCAAATGTGGCGCTTACGTATTTGATCCCAAAGACCAACCTCAATATGGCCCCATGGGATATCGACAATGCAAATGCAAATACAGTTTTTACCCGGGGGTACAATGATACGTTGCAGAACGAAGCGCTGCGGGCGTTTTTGCAGTAG
- the tig gene encoding trigger factor: MQTTVTPQPQSIVSLKVELTPEEFAPYIAQAVQALSSEVKLAGFRPGKAPREIVEKKVGNAAIMEQAADLAVRSVYPKVVTEKNVKSIGSPDIHVEKLAEGNPFIFTANVAVLPEVKLGDFSNLKAERKPVELKADHADDTLKRLQRLQASEVRADRPAKMGDRVDVDFNVSIDKVPLDGGQAKNTPLTLGDKVFIPGFEDNLVGMKVDEEKTFQLTFPKDYGKKDLQGKLADFKVKVSAVYDVQLPALDDAFAKRMGQFENMEQLRAKIMENLKEEAENREQQRFEQAIVEAALQKSTVGEVPHILVHSEEDKMVHELQHAIEQDGGKFEDYLKSIKKTREELMHEFTKKAEQRVKVALLLRTIADANNLLATPAEVEGEISKEKLRLSNQQELLKELETEAYRDYLRMVLTNRNVIKWLTEKAEGKTSK; encoded by the coding sequence ATGCAGACCACTGTTACCCCCCAGCCACAGAGCATTGTTAGCCTCAAAGTTGAATTAACACCAGAGGAATTTGCCCCGTACATTGCCCAGGCCGTCCAGGCCTTGAGTAGCGAGGTGAAGCTGGCTGGTTTTCGGCCGGGCAAAGCGCCCCGGGAGATTGTGGAGAAGAAGGTGGGGAATGCAGCTATTATGGAACAAGCTGCGGATTTGGCCGTGCGTTCCGTGTACCCCAAGGTGGTGACGGAAAAAAATGTGAAGTCCATTGGCAGTCCGGATATCCACGTCGAAAAGTTAGCTGAGGGTAATCCTTTCATTTTCACAGCCAATGTCGCTGTTCTCCCGGAAGTGAAACTCGGCGACTTTTCCAATCTCAAAGCTGAGCGCAAGCCCGTGGAGCTGAAGGCTGACCATGCTGATGACACCCTCAAGCGATTGCAACGGTTGCAGGCTTCGGAAGTCCGCGCAGACCGACCAGCGAAGATGGGCGACCGGGTGGATGTGGATTTCAATGTCTCCATTGATAAAGTACCGCTGGATGGTGGCCAAGCCAAGAACACCCCGCTGACGTTGGGTGACAAGGTTTTCATTCCTGGGTTTGAAGACAACCTGGTGGGCATGAAGGTTGACGAGGAAAAGACTTTCCAGCTCACTTTCCCCAAGGACTATGGCAAAAAAGACTTGCAGGGGAAACTTGCTGATTTCAAAGTAAAAGTTTCTGCAGTGTACGACGTGCAGCTGCCCGCACTGGACGATGCTTTTGCCAAGCGCATGGGCCAGTTTGAAAACATGGAACAGCTCCGCGCAAAGATCATGGAAAACCTTAAAGAAGAAGCAGAGAATCGCGAGCAGCAGCGCTTTGAGCAAGCCATTGTGGAAGCTGCGTTGCAGAAGAGCACGGTGGGTGAGGTGCCGCACATCCTCGTCCACTCGGAAGAGGACAAAATGGTGCACGAGCTTCAGCACGCAATTGAGCAAGATGGTGGAAAGTTTGAAGACTACCTGAAGTCCATCAAGAAAACCCGTGAGGAGCTGATGCACGAGTTCACGAAGAAAGCTGAGCAGCGAGTGAAGGTTGCCCTGCTCCTCCGCACCATTGCTGATGCAAACAATTTGCTGGCCACGCCGGCTGAAGTGGAAGGGGAGATTAGCAAAGAGAAGCTCCGGCTGAGCAACCAGCAAGAATTGCTGAAGGAATTGGAAACCGAAGCGTATCGAGATTACCTCCGAATGGTTCTCACCAACCGCAATGTTATTAAGTGGTTGACGGAGAAGGCCGAAGGAAAAACGAGCAAGTAA
- a CDS encoding response regulator, producing the protein MKVLVIDDQKRNIASAQKLEEHGHDVVAVSTVQEAEELLTKCLGNFDAVLTDLHMPVGQFTGAMARSIPAPKEEIPVGLVFAITAANFGIRTVICTDSNHHRDWICTLLDMVHYTGDSAVRKVAFVEARCCPLEAYYDEETQNLVGCDLEQLNDKPVVKDWFRAMRRSGLFPELIGAK; encoded by the coding sequence ATGAAGGTACTTGTTATTGATGACCAAAAGCGGAACATCGCTTCAGCCCAGAAGCTGGAAGAGCACGGCCATGACGTAGTGGCAGTTAGCACAGTCCAAGAAGCTGAAGAGTTGCTTACGAAGTGTCTCGGCAATTTCGATGCGGTGTTAACCGACCTGCATATGCCCGTAGGCCAGTTTACCGGCGCGATGGCACGGTCGATCCCGGCTCCGAAGGAAGAGATACCAGTTGGTCTGGTATTTGCCATTACCGCGGCTAACTTCGGAATCCGAACGGTAATCTGCACAGATTCTAACCATCACCGTGACTGGATATGTACCTTACTAGACATGGTGCATTACACGGGAGACTCCGCAGTTCGGAAAGTGGCATTCGTGGAAGCTCGTTGCTGCCCGCTAGAGGCATATTACGACGAGGAAACACAGAATCTCGTTGGATGTGACCTCGAGCAGCTGAATGACAAACCAGTAGTGAAAGACTGGTTTAGAGCAATGCGGCGTTCCGGCCTATTTCCAGAGCTCATCGGCGCCAAGTAG
- a CDS encoding AAA family ATPase: MPKETERRFILPGVTPSAVLTNPRELTQGYLNTPPHSIFRVRETAGNQFEMTTKLGHGVAREEENCELNEQQFHFIYQACPYPLAKRRADCGVWTVDTYHGPLQGLVCIEDEAAPGAPFPAWVDPALAIEVTNTVTNYDLARLARELTHNPLHGGMTVYTFLKASVEMPMDVVTGPPCSGKSKALVELNEKFGEQIHFVPEAASIIIGTVGVPFPAGDAFAIARFQQSLATIQRSFEFLAKTEAIRSGKLGVVLDRGDVDCAAYLPNGLDDFEVLTQTDRTYAYSRYSSVFCLEIPSRAIYEQHKADNLVRRESYEEACALGEAMQRVWCGHPNYTFIRNADSWEAKFETIRNAFLRKIA, encoded by the coding sequence ATGCCCAAAGAAACGGAACGGCGGTTTATTCTGCCTGGAGTCACACCTTCTGCTGTGCTCACTAATCCACGGGAGCTTACGCAGGGATACCTCAATACGCCACCGCATTCGATTTTCCGGGTACGCGAAACAGCTGGCAACCAATTTGAGATGACCACGAAACTTGGCCATGGTGTTGCACGAGAGGAAGAAAATTGTGAGCTCAATGAGCAACAATTTCACTTCATTTACCAAGCCTGCCCTTACCCCCTAGCCAAGCGGCGTGCGGATTGTGGAGTCTGGACAGTGGATACGTACCATGGGCCTCTCCAAGGGCTCGTGTGTATTGAGGATGAGGCGGCTCCTGGCGCACCATTTCCGGCATGGGTTGACCCAGCGCTGGCAATTGAGGTGACCAATACCGTGACCAATTACGACTTAGCCCGCCTGGCACGGGAGTTAACGCACAATCCTCTGCACGGCGGCATGACCGTCTACACATTCCTGAAGGCTTCGGTGGAGATGCCGATGGATGTGGTTACCGGACCACCCTGTTCTGGTAAGAGTAAGGCTTTGGTCGAGTTAAATGAAAAATTCGGCGAGCAGATTCATTTTGTTCCTGAAGCCGCATCCATTATTATCGGTACGGTTGGCGTCCCATTCCCGGCTGGTGATGCCTTCGCCATTGCCCGCTTCCAACAGTCTTTGGCGACAATTCAACGCAGCTTCGAATTTTTAGCAAAAACCGAAGCCATTCGTTCTGGGAAACTGGGCGTGGTACTGGATCGAGGTGACGTTGACTGCGCCGCCTACTTGCCCAACGGGCTGGACGATTTTGAAGTGCTCACCCAAACCGATCGCACCTATGCCTACTCCCGGTATAGTAGCGTCTTCTGCTTGGAGATTCCCTCTCGTGCTATTTACGAGCAGCACAAAGCTGATAATCTCGTTCGCAGAGAGTCGTACGAAGAGGCCTGCGCCTTAGGTGAAGCCATGCAGCGGGTATGGTGTGGGCACCCAAACTACACGTTCATTCGAAATGCCGACTCCTGGGAGGCGAAATTTGAAACTATTCGCAATGCCTTCCTCCGTAAGATTGCCTAA
- a CDS encoding AMP-binding protein: MDWHTLDHLAPEEIAALQNRALRTFFRHELPYSPFFRKHFADHNVRFADIQSTDDLQKVPFTSKADLAPTAEDPARPRGFMLQPDEHLLKQYASKGKLLGIVAKKILGKDVKKKLEWEYKPTHLHFTTGRTALPTVVGYTTKDLLTLKESAYRLFNTMGIPGDAVVVNAFPYAPHLAFWLTFYATSSLQLTTLQSGGGKVMGTQKIIDAIERLKAKVVTAIPGYFYHILREAVAQKKNWSNLQYIVFGGERVSDALRAKVKDLLREVGAGEAKIFATYALTEGKAAWVQCSEETGYHTYPDQEFFEVVDAQGNRVPDGQPGELAITSLGWRGTVMVRYRTGDLVQGIDRGPCPHCGRTVPRIRKDIRRNSDIKEFNLTKVKGELVDLNAFYPLLSGMPDVDEWQLQIRKVNDDPFEVDELVLHVAPKPHADFSALEHTIHRSVLNETGVSVRIRKSDLADVLRMIGMESELKEKRVVDERPKN; encoded by the coding sequence ATGGATTGGCACACCCTGGACCACCTTGCCCCTGAAGAAATAGCCGCGCTCCAGAACCGAGCGCTCCGCACATTTTTCCGTCACGAACTGCCCTACAGTCCGTTTTTCCGCAAACACTTTGCCGACCACAATGTTCGGTTCGCTGACATCCAATCCACGGATGATTTACAAAAAGTGCCTTTCACCAGCAAGGCTGACCTTGCTCCAACCGCGGAAGACCCAGCCCGGCCCCGCGGCTTCATGCTGCAGCCAGATGAGCACCTGCTGAAGCAGTACGCCAGTAAAGGGAAACTCTTGGGGATTGTAGCGAAGAAAATTTTGGGAAAGGATGTGAAGAAGAAGTTGGAATGGGAGTACAAACCCACCCACCTACACTTCACCACTGGTCGCACTGCTTTGCCCACGGTTGTTGGCTACACCACCAAAGATTTACTCACGCTGAAAGAATCCGCGTACCGGCTGTTCAACACCATGGGCATTCCTGGTGATGCGGTGGTGGTGAATGCGTTTCCATACGCGCCACACCTGGCCTTTTGGCTAACCTTCTACGCCACTTCGTCCCTGCAGCTCACGACGCTCCAGAGCGGTGGGGGTAAAGTGATGGGTACGCAGAAAATTATTGACGCCATTGAACGTCTGAAAGCCAAGGTCGTTACTGCTATTCCTGGGTACTTCTACCACATTCTCCGGGAGGCCGTGGCGCAGAAGAAAAATTGGTCCAACCTGCAGTACATTGTCTTTGGCGGTGAGCGAGTAAGCGATGCACTTCGGGCGAAAGTGAAGGATCTGCTTCGGGAGGTTGGCGCGGGTGAGGCCAAGATTTTTGCGACGTACGCACTCACCGAAGGGAAGGCCGCTTGGGTGCAGTGCAGTGAAGAAACTGGCTACCACACCTACCCAGACCAAGAATTCTTTGAGGTGGTGGATGCGCAGGGCAATCGCGTGCCGGATGGCCAACCCGGTGAACTTGCAATTACCAGCTTGGGTTGGCGTGGGACAGTGATGGTGCGCTACCGCACAGGTGACTTGGTGCAGGGGATTGACCGCGGCCCCTGTCCCCACTGCGGCCGCACCGTGCCCAGGATCCGCAAAGACATTCGCCGCAATTCCGACATTAAAGAATTCAACCTCACCAAGGTGAAGGGCGAGTTGGTGGATCTGAATGCTTTCTACCCGTTGCTCTCCGGCATGCCGGACGTAGACGAGTGGCAGCTCCAAATCCGCAAAGTGAACGACGATCCTTTTGAAGTGGATGAGCTCGTGCTCCACGTTGCGCCCAAGCCACATGCGGACTTCAGCGCCTTAGAACACACCATTCACCGTAGCGTGCTGAACGAAACCGGGGTCTCCGTCCGTATCCGCAAGAGCGATCTCGCTGATGTGCTCCGCATGATTGGCATGGAGAGCGAATTGAAGGAGAAGCGGGTAGTGGATGAGAGACCGAAGAACTGA
- a CDS encoding helix-turn-helix domain-containing protein encodes MLTKSSASIHIKHMLLNESLEKFGLSGKEAKVYLATLELGKATVQEISRKSGLMRSTCYSILEALIAKNLIFALKDSKVMTYSAEDPQKILNVSEESTRLLKASFPELKALYRSAKGRPKIKYYEGLSAIKEMYNDIVRTKGLKEYLIFAPEDSWMNMDVHWISDFKKRRAAAKIKTRTILNDSPLARQALADSKRFFAETRILPSSNASNDFGSGVYIFHDKIIIIDYQNSFLAVEIQDKRIADMQRLMFETIWKTLPLPPG; translated from the coding sequence TTGTTGACGAAATCGTCGGCAAGTATACATATTAAACATATGCTACTCAACGAATCACTAGAAAAATTTGGGCTTTCCGGCAAAGAAGCAAAAGTCTATTTGGCTACTTTGGAGCTTGGGAAAGCCACAGTTCAGGAGATATCCAGGAAAAGTGGGCTCATGCGCTCTACCTGCTACAGCATTCTCGAAGCACTCATCGCAAAAAACCTTATCTTTGCACTCAAAGACAGCAAAGTCATGACCTATTCAGCGGAAGATCCGCAGAAAATTTTGAATGTGAGCGAAGAATCCACCCGTTTACTCAAAGCCTCATTTCCAGAACTCAAAGCGCTTTACCGTTCAGCTAAAGGTCGACCAAAGATAAAGTACTATGAAGGTTTAAGCGCTATTAAGGAAATGTACAACGATATCGTGCGTACCAAGGGCTTAAAGGAGTATCTGATTTTTGCGCCGGAAGACAGCTGGATGAATATGGATGTACATTGGATCTCTGACTTCAAGAAACGGCGTGCGGCAGCGAAGATAAAAACGCGTACAATTTTGAATGATAGTCCGCTGGCAAGACAAGCCTTAGCTGACTCTAAGAGATTTTTTGCCGAAACCAGGATTCTTCCAAGTAGCAATGCTTCAAATGACTTTGGCTCTGGCGTGTACATTTTTCACGACAAGATCATTATTATTGACTACCAAAACAGTTTCCTTGCCGTGGAAATCCAGGATAAGCGTATTGCTGACATGCAGCGTTTGATGTTTGAGACAATCTGGAAAACTCTCCCATTGCCGCCAGGCTAA